From a single Nocardioides sp. dk884 genomic region:
- a CDS encoding PadR family transcriptional regulator produces MSDTPRWPMAWIRAGLDLAVLGSLSVGPLHGYAIAQRLAALGFGVLKGGSLYPVLNRLEEAGSVNAVWVEGVGGPGRREYHLTAAGRARLGEELAQWRQLTDTLCAMAENDPGSSSTGETR; encoded by the coding sequence GTGAGCGACACTCCGCGCTGGCCGATGGCCTGGATCCGGGCCGGCCTCGACCTAGCCGTGCTGGGGAGCCTGTCCGTCGGACCCCTGCACGGATACGCCATCGCCCAGAGGCTGGCTGCGCTGGGCTTCGGGGTGCTGAAGGGCGGATCCCTCTATCCGGTCCTCAACCGGTTGGAGGAGGCCGGCAGCGTCAACGCCGTCTGGGTGGAGGGGGTGGGTGGACCCGGGAGGCGGGAGTACCACCTCACCGCCGCCGGCCGCGCGCGGCTGGGCGAGGAGCTGGCGCAGTGGCGGCAGCTCACGGACACGTTGTGCGCCATGGCAGAGAACGACCCGGGATCGAGCAGCACGGGGGAGACGCGATGA